The Pedobacter roseus genome contains a region encoding:
- a CDS encoding SusC/RagA family TonB-linked outer membrane protein, with protein sequence MKLNLYKRRMERSISRIAILLLSVIFCNARASSAEGGKLPLLITMVKNQQKAIVVKGTVKEKTNGKTMPGVSVSVKGTSTTVSTDANGQYQISAPENGTLVFRFIGFKTMETPVEGRARIDVALTEDAAQLNEVNVVSTGYQVLDRKLFTGSATLVKASDAQRNGVPDVSRMLEGQVAGVSVQNVSGTFGAAPKIRVRGATSLSGDNKPLWVVDGIILEDVVNISNDALSTGDANTLIGSSVAGLNPDDIESFSILKDAAATAQYGARAMNGVIVITTKKGRAGEGAPKISYTGNYTTYLKPQYSSFDIMNSAEQVGVLTELDNKGFFNHASASRGADGGIFSKYYNSLYDYDEATQTFKTKNDIATRKAFLQRYAEANTDWFDLLFKNSLLQEHSISINGGTEKFQTYASTSYLHDSGQTLGNGVDRYTGNFRANVKMSDKLSAEVLINGSIRDQKAPGTLNRNSDPVYGTYSRDFDINPYSYSLNTSRALTAFDQNGNREYFTKNYAPFNILTELENNYLKLGQIDLKVQGGIKYQIIPSLKYSIDGAYRFAKTERQTYILEGANLALAYRADQDATTIGSNKYLYSDPDQPYADPTVVLPDGGFYNTQTDNLKNFYFRHNLEFDKTFNVDHRLNVFGSMEVRYIDRQAENFDGVGYQYENGGVVNPSYKYFKFAQESGFPYYGMATYRDRFSAFSLRAAYSYKDKYSFNATTRYDGSNLLGSSRRARWLPTWNVSGAWNIDQESFWPKNNILSSARVRATYGLVANLGNANNSSALFYNQITRRPYENEKETATYISSLENSELTWEKLKEFNLGADLTLLNDRLNLTVDLYKRNIYDLIGSIRTSGIGGQFTKNANYADMSAKGLEFTVAGNPIKGTDFKWRTQFNFAFNKNEITNLQVSPNIFSLIDADGGALMGYAQRGLFSLQFAGLDHDNGYPYYIDQNGKRNSNVDLQSTKTAFLKYEGPVDPTFTGGFYNQFRYKAFTLSALFTFATGNKVRLGNVYSATYPDFYAMSKDLLNRWIKPGDEQFTNVPALLDSYQTGTQVKDVNGNTISAVYPYNLYNFSSERVASGDFIRFKQISLGYELPKEFLSKLKIASAQISFVGNNLALLYSDKKLNGQDPEFFASGGVALPIPKQYTLSLKVGF encoded by the coding sequence ATGAAGTTAAATCTCTACAAAAGAAGAATGGAGAGGAGCATCAGCAGAATTGCGATACTGTTACTCTCGGTAATCTTTTGCAACGCCCGGGCCAGCTCGGCAGAAGGCGGAAAATTACCCCTATTAATAACTATGGTAAAAAATCAGCAAAAAGCCATAGTTGTTAAAGGAACAGTAAAGGAAAAAACCAACGGAAAAACTATGCCCGGCGTTAGCGTATCTGTTAAAGGAACTTCGACCACAGTTTCTACAGACGCCAATGGACAGTATCAGATCTCGGCACCCGAAAACGGTACCCTGGTATTCAGATTTATAGGTTTTAAAACAATGGAAACACCTGTTGAAGGAAGAGCGCGGATAGATGTTGCCTTAACTGAAGATGCTGCACAGCTTAACGAAGTAAATGTAGTTTCGACAGGTTACCAGGTTTTAGACCGGAAATTATTTACCGGTTCGGCAACACTGGTTAAGGCATCAGATGCACAGCGTAATGGTGTGCCTGATGTAAGCAGGATGTTAGAAGGGCAGGTTGCAGGGGTAAGTGTACAAAACGTTTCGGGTACATTCGGGGCCGCTCCAAAAATACGGGTACGTGGTGCAACATCGCTTTCAGGCGATAATAAACCACTTTGGGTAGTAGACGGAATTATTTTGGAAGATGTGGTCAACATTTCTAACGATGCTTTATCAACAGGCGATGCCAATACACTGATCGGTTCATCTGTTGCCGGTTTAAACCCCGATGATATTGAGAGTTTCAGCATTTTAAAAGATGCTGCCGCTACCGCTCAGTACGGTGCCCGCGCTATGAACGGTGTGATTGTAATTACCACGAAAAAAGGACGCGCAGGCGAGGGCGCACCTAAAATTTCGTATACAGGGAATTACACCACCTATTTAAAACCGCAATATTCGAGTTTCGATATTATGAATTCGGCGGAGCAGGTGGGGGTATTAACAGAACTGGATAACAAAGGTTTTTTTAACCATGCATCAGCATCAAGAGGTGCCGATGGCGGTATTTTCTCTAAGTATTACAATTCATTGTACGATTATGATGAGGCTACCCAAACATTTAAAACCAAAAATGATATTGCCACGCGCAAAGCATTTTTACAAAGATATGCTGAAGCCAATACCGATTGGTTTGATCTCTTGTTTAAAAACTCGTTGTTACAGGAACATTCAATAAGTATTAATGGTGGAACAGAAAAATTTCAGACTTATGCTTCAACATCTTACCTGCATGACAGTGGTCAAACCTTAGGTAATGGTGTTGACCGTTATACCGGTAATTTTAGGGCCAATGTGAAAATGAGCGACAAATTGAGTGCTGAGGTGCTAATAAACGGCTCAATCCGCGATCAAAAGGCACCGGGTACGTTAAATCGTAATTCAGACCCGGTTTATGGTACCTATTCAAGGGATTTTGACATCAATCCTTATTCTTACTCTTTAAATACCAGCCGTGCGTTAACTGCTTTTGATCAGAATGGAAACAGAGAGTATTTTACAAAGAATTATGCCCCTTTTAATATTTTAACAGAGCTTGAAAATAACTATTTAAAATTAGGTCAGATCGATTTAAAAGTGCAGGGCGGAATTAAATACCAGATCATTCCATCACTAAAATATTCAATTGACGGTGCTTACCGTTTTGCCAAAACCGAACGCCAAACCTATATCCTCGAAGGTGCCAACCTGGCTCTGGCCTACCGCGCAGATCAGGATGCAACCACAATCGGATCAAACAAATACCTGTACAGCGATCCCGATCAGCCTTATGCCGATCCCACAGTAGTATTGCCTGATGGTGGTTTTTATAATACCCAAACCGATAATCTTAAAAACTTTTATTTCCGCCATAACCTGGAATTCGATAAAACCTTTAATGTAGACCACAGGTTGAACGTTTTCGGATCAATGGAAGTTCGTTATATCGATCGTCAGGCCGAAAATTTTGACGGGGTAGGTTACCAGTACGAAAATGGAGGGGTGGTTAACCCCAGTTACAAATACTTCAAATTTGCACAGGAATCGGGCTTCCCCTATTATGGAATGGCTACCTACAGAGATCGCTTTTCTGCATTTTCGCTAAGGGCCGCCTACTCTTACAAAGATAAATATAGCTTTAATGCCACCACACGCTACGATGGATCCAATTTATTGGGCAGTAGCAGAAGGGCAAGATGGTTACCAACCTGGAACGTTTCGGGCGCATGGAATATAGATCAGGAATCTTTCTGGCCTAAAAACAACATTTTAAGTTCTGCCAGGGTAAGGGCAACCTACGGTTTGGTGGCCAATTTGGGCAACGCCAATAACTCATCTGCTCTTTTCTATAATCAGATTACCAGAAGACCTTACGAAAACGAAAAGGAAACAGCAACTTACATCTCCAGCTTGGAAAACTCTGAGCTTACCTGGGAGAAGCTAAAGGAATTTAATTTAGGTGCCGATTTAACCTTGCTTAACGACAGGCTTAACCTAACTGTTGATTTATACAAAAGAAACATTTATGACCTGATCGGGAGCATCCGTACATCGGGTATTGGCGGGCAGTTTACAAAAAATGCCAATTATGCCGATATGAGTGCCAAAGGTTTAGAGTTTACGGTTGCGGGCAACCCCATTAAAGGAACTGATTTTAAATGGCGGACCCAGTTTAATTTCGCTTTCAATAAAAACGAAATCACCAATCTTCAGGTTAGTCCGAATATATTTAGTTTGATTGATGCAGATGGCGGTGCGCTTATGGGTTACGCACAAAGGGGACTTTTTTCGCTTCAATTTGCCGGTTTAGATCACGATAACGGTTATCCTTATTACATCGATCAAAATGGGAAAAGGAATTCAAACGTAGATTTACAAAGTACAAAAACCGCATTTTTGAAATATGAAGGCCCGGTTGATCCCACTTTCACAGGCGGCTTTTATAACCAGTTCCGCTATAAAGCCTTTACACTTTCGGCGCTGTTTACCTTTGCAACCGGTAACAAGGTGCGTTTAGGAAATGTTTATTCTGCTACCTATCCTGATTTTTACGCCATGTCTAAAGATTTGCTTAACCGGTGGATCAAACCCGGCGACGAGCAGTTTACCAACGTACCGGCACTGTTAGATTCATACCAAACAGGTACGCAGGTTAAAGATGTTAACGGCAATACCATTTCTGCAGTATATCCTTACAATCTATATAATTTCTCTTCAGAAAGGGTAGCCAGTGGCGATTTTATCAGGTTTAAACAGATTTCGCTGGGTTACGAACTTCCCAAGGAGTTTTTGAGCAAACTGAAAATTGCCTCAGCGCAAATTTCGTTTGTAGGCAACAACCTTGCCCTGTTATATTCAGATAAGAAGCTTAACGGACAGGATCCGGAGTTTTTTGCCTCAGGCGGCGTAGCACTGCCAATACCAAAACAATATACTTTATCACTTAAAGTTGGTTTTTAA
- a CDS encoding RagB/SusD family nutrient uptake outer membrane protein codes for MKLNHTKTLFLALVALLTTQSCNKYLDTEPDNRTEINTIDKLSQLVTTAYPDRDYLYFTEAASDNSEDKGNGVGDLTNVISTPYAWQDFIGSDTGSPTAYWNACYEAIAAANQALESIEKNNFGSAALPYKGEALVARAYAHFMLVNFFAKVYEINGANNSPGIPYVTQPETKVIQNYERGTVASTYQKIEDDLKAGMALLNGTAYEVPKYHFTPAAASAFAARFYLFKGEWQKVVDFATATVPAGDFLSNIRPINTTLRTYGTAEFNLAFTRSDQKYNLLLATTYSLFQRQNTPRQGYGQNLVKMFGVNYNFTGKATGHKILFNGVPNYTTYKYKELFFRTTPNAPSGVPYIMMPLFTADEALMNRAEAYAELGQLDNAVKDINTFYSTRILSYSPATDAATVARLSTFYNLPDQKQAVIKTILETKKFEFLQEGIRWLDIIRRGLTVVHNKYDSNNDQTFLELKAGDNRRVFQIPEEAKLSGVPLNPR; via the coding sequence ATGAAATTGAATCATACAAAAACTTTATTTCTTGCACTAGTCGCATTGCTTACCACACAATCGTGCAATAAATATTTAGATACAGAACCAGATAACAGAACTGAAATCAATACGATTGATAAATTGTCTCAATTGGTTACTACTGCTTATCCAGACCGCGATTACCTGTATTTTACAGAAGCGGCTTCCGATAATTCAGAAGATAAAGGGAACGGTGTTGGCGATTTAACCAATGTAATTTCTACTCCTTATGCCTGGCAGGATTTTATAGGAAGCGATACCGGTTCGCCAACGGCTTATTGGAATGCCTGTTACGAAGCTATTGCAGCTGCCAATCAGGCGCTCGAATCGATAGAAAAAAATAATTTCGGAAGTGCCGCATTACCTTACAAAGGCGAAGCTTTGGTGGCCAGGGCTTATGCACATTTTATGCTGGTTAACTTTTTTGCCAAAGTATATGAAATTAACGGCGCCAACAATTCGCCTGGTATACCCTATGTAACCCAGCCCGAAACCAAGGTAATCCAGAATTATGAAAGAGGAACAGTAGCCTCCACCTATCAGAAAATAGAAGACGATTTAAAAGCAGGAATGGCTTTATTGAACGGAACTGCTTACGAAGTTCCGAAATATCATTTTACACCTGCAGCAGCCAGTGCATTTGCAGCCCGCTTCTATTTATTTAAAGGAGAGTGGCAGAAAGTTGTCGATTTTGCCACTGCCACAGTGCCTGCTGGCGATTTTCTAAGCAATATCAGGCCCATCAATACCACTTTGAGAACTTACGGTACTGCAGAATTCAATTTGGCTTTTACCCGTTCCGATCAAAAATACAACCTGTTGCTGGCCACAACTTATTCGCTTTTTCAAAGACAGAATACTCCAAGACAAGGCTATGGACAAAATCTTGTTAAGATGTTTGGGGTAAACTACAATTTTACAGGCAAAGCAACCGGGCATAAAATTCTGTTTAACGGGGTACCTAACTATACCACCTATAAGTATAAAGAGCTGTTTTTCAGAACAACCCCTAACGCACCAAGCGGTGTGCCATACATTATGATGCCGCTTTTTACTGCTGATGAAGCGTTAATGAACAGGGCAGAAGCTTATGCAGAATTAGGACAATTGGATAATGCGGTAAAGGATATCAATACTTTTTACAGCACCAGAATTTTATCTTACAGCCCCGCAACTGATGCGGCCACAGTGGCAAGGCTATCTACTTTTTATAATCTTCCTGATCAAAAACAGGCCGTGATCAAGACCATTTTAGAAACCAAGAAATTCGAGTTTTTACAGGAAGGAATCAGGTGGCTGGATATTATCAGAAGGGGTTTGACTGTAGTGCACAACAAGTACGATAGCAATAACGATCAAACATTTCTAGAGTTAAAAGCCGGCGATAACCGCAGGGTTTTCCAGATTCCAGAAGAGGCTAAGCTTTCGGGCGTGCCATTAAATCCAAGATAA
- a CDS encoding substrate import-associated zinc metallohydrolase lipoprotein has translation MKNNLIKTFLALFLVIMMFSCKKEAPLNAENSTINLDNPVANTELDQWLRTTFLDEYNIDVVYRYNRFLHGNDKDIAAVNVDKVRPQMENILQGFILPYRKIAGPTFIKRLVPKQFVLYGSPSYNTDGSAIAATASAGRNITMYNVNNFDVNSAAANFDKLRTIHHEFTHTLNQIVPMPADFQTITKSTYLATWTTTPDATARANGYVTSYASSSPFEDFAETTAYLLVNGQAWFDLRASGAGAAGKAALKAKEASVVQYFTVNLGVDFRALQREIQGIVRDGYKYIPTSFGYFVGQDLGATADKAILRTLTINLEDALYVKYGISTEFATAYNNFKTQVAASPAFYAYHVDNIQLRFESATSMVVRLAFTGTQNIGPTQYMADFSFSFTSNSNTGELVFTKIAQGTGTTFGNATQFLTAFTNTLQPYLTGKTFIADWIPKNVSVTDFNTFGGFYVKGNPANYFYGQFAY, from the coding sequence ATGAAAAATAATTTAATCAAAACTTTCTTAGCACTGTTCCTTGTCATCATGATGTTCTCATGTAAAAAGGAAGCGCCTTTAAATGCTGAAAACAGTACTATAAACCTGGATAATCCAGTTGCCAATACCGAGTTGGACCAATGGTTAAGAACCACCTTTTTAGATGAGTACAATATTGATGTGGTTTACCGTTACAACAGATTTTTGCACGGTAACGATAAAGATATTGCTGCGGTAAACGTAGATAAGGTAAGACCACAAATGGAAAACATTTTACAGGGCTTTATTTTACCTTACCGTAAAATTGCAGGGCCAACCTTTATTAAGAGGCTGGTGCCCAAACAATTTGTGCTTTACGGATCGCCATCGTATAATACTGATGGATCAGCAATTGCAGCTACTGCATCTGCAGGCCGCAACATTACCATGTATAATGTGAATAATTTTGATGTAAACAGTGCTGCCGCCAATTTCGATAAATTAAGGACCATCCATCACGAATTTACACATACTTTAAATCAGATTGTGCCGATGCCGGCAGATTTTCAGACCATTACAAAGTCTACTTATCTGGCTACCTGGACAACCACACCTGATGCAACCGCAAGGGCCAATGGTTATGTAACCAGTTATGCATCATCATCACCTTTCGAAGATTTTGCAGAAACAACCGCATATTTACTCGTAAATGGTCAGGCCTGGTTCGATTTAAGGGCTTCAGGTGCAGGCGCAGCTGGTAAGGCTGCCTTAAAGGCAAAAGAAGCAAGTGTGGTGCAATATTTTACTGTTAATTTAGGTGTCGATTTCCGTGCTTTACAACGCGAAATTCAAGGTATTGTTAGGGACGGGTACAAATATATCCCCACCAGTTTTGGCTACTTTGTTGGGCAGGATTTAGGTGCTACAGCAGATAAGGCGATTTTGAGAACCCTCACCATCAACCTCGAAGATGCATTGTATGTTAAGTATGGTATTTCTACTGAATTTGCTACTGCCTACAATAATTTTAAAACACAGGTGGCCGCCAGTCCGGCATTTTATGCTTATCACGTAGATAACATACAATTGCGGTTCGAAAGCGCGACCTCAATGGTGGTGAGACTGGCCTTTACAGGAACCCAAAATATAGGGCCTACACAATATATGGCTGATTTTTCTTTCTCGTTTACTTCCAACTCAAATACCGGAGAGCTGGTGTTTACTAAAATTGCACAGGGTACAGGTACAACCTTTGGTAATGCCACCCAGTTTCTTACCGCATTTACCAACACCTTGCAGCCTTACCTAACAGGTAAAACTTTTATTGCAGATTGGATCCCTAAAAATGTATCAGTTACCGATTTTAATACTTTCGGCGGTTTTTATGTTAAGGGAAACCCTGCAAATTATTTTTACGGCCAATTTGCTTATTAA
- a CDS encoding DUF4302 domain-containing protein: MKKLLFLYICLLSLAGCKKSDFESNFEQSPEARYQEELIKVNTALTGAGNGWVVNLATQAGGGYAFYMTFDGAKQEVKMYGDLNDNTATRIGTSTYRVKADVGATLIFDTYNYINWLQDPNPAAFGGDRATGFKSDVEFTFDHSTADSLVMIGKKYKQKLSMVKATAAQKAIYEAGGYKAVIDNFKSFFVAKNPYIEISTGGKNIKVAISLNTSNTVLSGKRVTFLNVGDDGVSTSVIGKYSTTLDGINILNEGLVYQGIRFVKFALKDATTIVLYDNTGKEYAIKYSTIPIFPLSQLFGKVYTSLSLVNATTYPGWGADYVTRRATAAREMLVTNKFGLTLAEMYYTFNFVTRTMVLKVNQPQNGTLYVANITYGFTKSDAGVFKFTYQTADTNGADIYPNLAALLAQRLNVDNFTIDYFVNPTTGEVLGQFKSVQNPTFTFSGSLQ, translated from the coding sequence ATGAAAAAACTATTATTTCTATATATATGCCTGTTGAGTTTAGCAGGCTGTAAAAAATCAGATTTTGAATCTAACTTCGAGCAATCGCCCGAAGCAAGGTATCAGGAAGAGCTTATAAAAGTGAATACGGCTTTAACCGGGGCTGGCAATGGCTGGGTGGTTAATTTAGCTACCCAGGCTGGCGGCGGTTATGCGTTTTACATGACTTTTGACGGCGCGAAGCAGGAAGTTAAAATGTACGGCGATTTGAATGATAATACCGCTACAAGGATCGGTACCTCAACCTACAGGGTAAAGGCCGATGTGGGTGCAACATTGATTTTTGATACCTACAATTATATTAACTGGCTTCAGGATCCTAATCCTGCTGCATTTGGCGGCGATAGGGCTACCGGCTTTAAAAGTGATGTAGAGTTTACTTTTGATCATAGCACGGCTGATAGTTTGGTTATGATCGGAAAGAAATATAAACAAAAACTATCTATGGTAAAGGCGACAGCTGCACAAAAGGCAATTTATGAAGCTGGCGGTTATAAGGCGGTTATAGATAACTTTAAGAGTTTTTTTGTAGCCAAAAATCCATACATAGAAATTTCCACAGGAGGTAAAAATATTAAGGTCGCAATTTCATTAAATACTTCAAACACGGTATTGTCTGGTAAAAGAGTTACCTTTTTAAATGTGGGCGACGATGGTGTTTCCACATCTGTTATCGGAAAATATTCTACAACCCTTGATGGAATTAATATTTTAAATGAAGGTTTGGTTTATCAGGGGATAAGATTTGTTAAGTTTGCTTTAAAAGACGCCACAACCATTGTCCTTTATGATAATACAGGAAAGGAGTACGCCATTAAATATAGTACAATACCCATCTTCCCATTGTCTCAACTATTTGGCAAGGTTTATACCAGTCTCTCATTGGTAAATGCCACAACCTATCCGGGTTGGGGTGCCGATTATGTAACAAGAAGGGCCACAGCAGCCAGAGAAATGCTGGTAACCAATAAGTTTGGACTTACCCTGGCTGAGATGTATTACACTTTTAATTTTGTGACTAGAACGATGGTATTAAAGGTAAATCAACCTCAAAATGGTACACTTTACGTAGCCAATATTACCTATGGTTTTACAAAAAGTGATGCAGGGGTATTTAAATTTACCTATCAAACGGCTGATACCAATGGCGCTGATATTTATCCGAACTTGGCAGCATTGCTTGCGCAACGCTTAAATGTTGACAATTTTACAATAGATTATTTTGTAAATCCAACAACAGGCGAAGTTTTGGGACAATTTAAAAGTGTTCAGAACCCTACTTTTACTTTCTCGGGTTCGCTTCAATAA
- a CDS encoding VOC family protein, translating into MFPIKPHIWFAQDKAKEAAEFYASLLPDSGLNYANHFDMPGGGQCETVEFTVAGQPFLGISSGPGLTISPAISFMINFDPSRDADAAKNIDEVWNKLLPEGTVMMPLDRYPFSERYGWLSDKYGISWQLILTNPTGEERPVIVPSLMYTGDVAGKASEAIDFYCSVFKDGKPGITAPRTEDVGPDKAGTLMFADFYINQSWLAAMDSAHPHGFGFNDAVSLLIVCDTQEEVDYYWQALTAGGAAGQCGWLKDKYGVSWQVASSVMFEALKKGSPEQVARVTQTFMTMKKVDVSALQKAYNE; encoded by the coding sequence ATGTTCCCCATCAAACCTCACATCTGGTTCGCCCAGGATAAAGCCAAAGAGGCAGCCGAATTCTATGCATCATTACTGCCTGATTCGGGCCTGAACTATGCAAATCATTTCGATATGCCCGGTGGTGGCCAGTGCGAAACTGTTGAATTTACGGTGGCCGGGCAACCATTCCTGGGCATCAGTTCGGGGCCGGGATTAACTATTAGTCCTGCAATATCTTTTATGATCAATTTTGATCCCTCCCGCGATGCTGATGCCGCCAAAAATATAGATGAAGTTTGGAACAAGTTGTTACCTGAAGGAACGGTGATGATGCCTTTAGACCGCTATCCTTTTAGCGAACGCTATGGTTGGCTAAGCGATAAATATGGCATTTCATGGCAGCTGATCCTTACCAACCCAACGGGAGAAGAAAGGCCTGTAATTGTACCATCGTTGATGTATACGGGCGATGTAGCTGGTAAAGCCAGTGAAGCCATTGATTTTTACTGTTCGGTATTTAAAGATGGTAAACCTGGTATCACGGCTCCCCGCACTGAAGATGTGGGGCCCGACAAGGCTGGTACATTAATGTTTGCTGATTTTTACATCAACCAAAGCTGGCTGGCCGCTATGGATAGTGCGCACCCGCATGGTTTCGGTTTTAATGATGCAGTGTCCTTACTAATTGTATGCGATACACAGGAAGAAGTCGATTATTACTGGCAGGCCCTAACAGCTGGAGGCGCAGCCGGGCAATGTGGCTGGTTGAAGGATAAATACGGTGTATCCTGGCAGGTGGCTTCGTCTGTCATGTTCGAAGCTTTGAAGAAGGGTAGCCCTGAGCAGGTTGCCCGGGTTACACAAACTTTTATGACAATGAAAAAAGTTGATGTTTCCGCTTTACAAAAGGCCTACAATGAATAG
- a CDS encoding YciE/YciF ferroxidase family protein: protein MATTTKKAPAKAASKTTTKKASGNTAGKIERSEFHEFFVDELKDIYWAEKHLVKALPKMKKAATSTELAAAFEKHTQETQTHIDTLEQVFGLLDEKPAAKKCDAMAGLLEEANSIIEDTDAGTMIRDAGLILAAQKVEHYEIATYGTLKVFAENLDRSDVAELLGQTLENEKATDVALTEIAVSAINAEAAAE, encoded by the coding sequence ATGGCGACTACAACAAAAAAAGCTCCAGCTAAGGCTGCAAGCAAAACAACAACAAAAAAAGCTAGTGGCAATACCGCAGGCAAAATAGAACGTTCTGAATTTCACGAGTTTTTTGTGGATGAATTAAAAGATATTTATTGGGCAGAAAAACACCTGGTAAAGGCACTTCCTAAAATGAAAAAAGCTGCAACCAGTACCGAACTTGCCGCTGCATTTGAAAAACATACTCAGGAAACCCAAACCCACATTGATACATTGGAGCAGGTATTTGGTTTGCTTGACGAGAAACCGGCAGCAAAAAAATGCGATGCCATGGCAGGATTACTTGAAGAAGCGAATAGTATTATAGAAGATACCGATGCTGGCACCATGATCCGCGATGCGGGATTAATTTTAGCGGCACAAAAAGTAGAACATTACGAAATTGCTACTTATGGCACATTAAAGGTTTTTGCCGAAAACCTGGACCGTTCTGATGTAGCCGAACTTTTGGGTCAAACCCTGGAGAACGAAAAAGCGACAGATGTTGCACTTACAGAAATTGCAGTAAGCGCAATTAATGCCGAAGCTGCAGCGGAATAA
- a CDS encoding response regulator transcription factor, whose protein sequence is MKNIILAEDHKVIRNGLKMLLESTNQYKIVFEANNGQEVIDAITEGLQADLIVSDIGMPVMDGITMISVLKEKNFQVPVLVISMLEDNSHLYQAVKAGARGFLTKSVDSDELFFAISRIVGGERYICSGLSVKIVDQVIESTVLPGSIIEGAEFSSREIEILQLIGQGLTNIEMADRLFISRRTVEGHRQNLIDKTGAKNTAALMRFAYTKGILN, encoded by the coding sequence ATGAAAAATATCATTTTAGCAGAGGATCATAAAGTCATTCGAAACGGACTTAAAATGCTCCTCGAATCCACAAACCAATATAAGATTGTTTTTGAAGCCAACAATGGTCAGGAAGTGATTGATGCAATAACTGAAGGATTACAGGCAGATCTTATCGTGTCGGACATTGGTATGCCCGTTATGGACGGCATTACCATGATTAGCGTGCTCAAAGAGAAAAATTTTCAGGTTCCGGTATTGGTCATTTCAATGCTTGAAGACAATTCCCATCTTTATCAGGCGGTTAAGGCAGGAGCAAGGGGTTTTCTGACCAAATCAGTCGATTCTGATGAATTGTTCTTCGCCATATCCCGAATTGTTGGAGGAGAGCGTTATATCTGTTCAGGACTTTCTGTAAAAATTGTAGACCAGGTGATTGAGTCGACAGTTTTGCCCGGTAGCATCATTGAAGGAGCAGAATTTTCTTCAAGAGAGATCGAGATCCTACAGCTGATCGGCCAGGGGCTTACCAATATCGAAATGGCCGACAGGTTATTTATTTCCCGTCGTACAGTTGAAGGGCACCGCCAAAACCTGATCGATAAAACAGGTGCTAAAAATACCGCGGCACTGATGCGTTTTGCCTACACCAAAGGAATTCTTAACTGA
- a CDS encoding RNA polymerase sigma factor, with protein MTQKEFSETISFHASSLRSHALNFTRDQEDANDLLQETLLKATRFVSKFEDGTNIKGWLFVIMKNTFINNYKKGIKNRDRTVQEDEITSANLYYSATTNGSVGSFAMQDINLALSMLPEKYSVPFIRYFEGYKYHEIADEMQLPLGTVKTYIHEARIQLKKYLKQYR; from the coding sequence ATGACACAAAAAGAATTCAGTGAGACCATCAGTTTTCACGCGTCGTCACTTAGATCGCACGCGCTAAATTTTACCAGAGATCAGGAAGATGCCAACGACCTGCTGCAGGAAACCCTACTCAAGGCAACGCGTTTTGTATCCAAGTTTGAGGATGGTACCAACATCAAGGGATGGCTGTTTGTGATCATGAAAAACACTTTTATCAACAATTACAAAAAAGGCATCAAAAACCGTGACCGTACGGTACAGGAGGATGAGATTACTTCTGCCAATCTTTATTATAGTGCCACCACTAATGGTTCAGTAGGCAGTTTTGCCATGCAGGATATTAATCTGGCACTATCGATGCTGCCTGAAAAATATTCGGTTCCTTTTATCCGCTATTTTGAAGGCTATAAATACCATGAGATTGCCGACGAGATGCAACTGCCATTGGGTACGGTTAAAACATACATCCATGAGGCCAGGATCCAACTGAAAAAATACCTTAAACAATACCGCTAA